The genomic stretch AAGTCCGTTGAGGAAATCCCGAACGGTGCCACCATTTCGCTGTACTCGGATCCGGCGAACGAGGCCCAGGGGTTGTGGTTGCTCGAGCGCGCCGGTCTGATCAAGCTGGCCGACGGCGTGGATAAGTGGAAGGCGACTCAGAAGGATATCGCCGAAAACCCGAAGAACATCAAGTTCAAGCTGCTCGACTTCGCCGCCCAGTCTCGCTCCCTGCCCGACTTGGATGCCACAGTTGGCTACACCGAGTACTATGTGGCAGCCAAGGTTCCACTGGAACAGCAGATTTACGCACCGGCCGCACCGGACGAGTTCGCCGGCCAGTTGACCATCGGCAGCGAATTCCAGGACACCGAAAATGTGAAGAACCTTGTTAAGGCCTTCCAAGATCCGGCAGTTCAGGAATTCCTGCGTACCGACCCGGCCGTCAAGGATCTGCTGATTCCCATCGACGCCAAGTAGGACTTCGCAGCACTAAACAGAACCCCCGTGGTCACCGGATTCAACCGGCGACCACGGGGGTTCTGTCTGTTTCGCTATGGAGACTAGGCGGCGATGCGGCCCGGAATGAAGCGGTCCACGGAGAGGCGACCGGCACCGAGCAGTGCAACAACTGCAGCACCGGCAGCCAGCGCCAGTACCAGCTCAAAGCCGCCGACTTCAACAAAGACACCGGCCGAGACATGGACCATGAAGAGCGCGCCAAGCATGTTTGCGGTGAGCAGGACGGCAAAGATGCGGGTGAGAACGCCGAGGATCAGGGCAATGCCACCAACGATTTCAAGGGTTGCCACTACGGGTGCCACCAGAGAGGCCGCCGGAACGCCCATCTGGCCGAAGGCGGCCACCGTGCCATCGAGAGTGAACTGGAAATACTTCTGCCAGCCGTGGGCGGCAAAGAGGAAACCGATAACTACGCGCAGGATTGTCTGGGCGGCGGTGAGTAATGAGGCGTTTTTTGCTGCAGTGTCCATGAGAATTCCTTAAGAGCTATGTCGTCGCAACCAGATTCCGGGGAATGGTTCTGGCTCGGCGGCGGAGAAACATCCCGTCCGCTGGTTCTTAATAACCATCGCACATATTTAGTTGAAACTTCAAGCGAAGGAAGTAGTGTTGCTTCTTAATGCTCGTCGTTGCTCTTCATGCGAGCCATCTTTGGGCCATAAGAACTCGGCCTAACTTTCGTCGAAGGGGACCTCGATGGAGGAACTTCGCAGGTTAAGCAGGCACTATTGTCGACATGTCTTCCCGCTCCACACCGCTTCGCCTTTTTGCCGCACTCTTCTGCCTAGTCCTAGTTTCTGGATGCGCTGCCCCCCTGAGCGAAAGGTGGCAGGGATACCCATTGGGCGCCTCGCCCGGCAACGTAACGGATCAAGCCATCGCATCACCGACGGATCAGAAAGTCCCCATCCCCGACTGCAGCCAAGTTAAATGCGTTGCCCTGACCTTTGATGATGGACCGGGCACTTACACCGAATCGCTGCTGTCGATACTTGATCGGTACAACGCCAAGGCCACCTTTTTCCTCATCGGGAAAAGCGTCAAAAAGTTTCCTCACATAGCCAAGGAAGAACTGACCGAGGGACATGAAATCGGCAACCACACCTGGTCTCACCAGAGCTTGAGCCAGGTTTCCACATCCAGAGCAGAAACCGAACTGCAAAAAGCTGATGCGGCCATCAAGGAGGCCACGGGTGAGAACCCCACGTTGATTCGCCCACCGTACGGTGAGATTCCGGAAAACCTCAAAAAATCACTTAACACCCCGGTGGCACTGTGGAGCGTCGACACCATGGATTGGAAGACTCGCAACACCAAAAAGACGATCAAGGCCGCTGAAGCAATCACCCCTGGCTCGATCGTCTTGATGCACGACATCCACAAGTCAACCGTCGACGCCATGCCGAAGTTTCTGGCCGACCTAGCGGCCCAGGACTATCACTTCGTCACCGTCAGCCAACTTATCGGCAGTCCCACACCTGGCGTCGCCTACGGAACCGGCCGGCACCCCGACTCGTAGCAAAAGTTGCCGTATGGGACAATCCAATCGCGCGTATTCTGAAATCTTTTCCAGCGCCAAGAATTTACCTCGGGAACACCCGCTACGAGCCGCCGTGTGTTAAATGGATTTTTTCATCTTGGTCGTCACGGTCTCGTAGCCCATGGATTCATAGAGTCCCTTGGCCGCGTGATTAAATCCAAAGACGCTGAGGCCAAGGGTGTTCGCACCGTGGGAACGCGCATAGTCCTCCGCTAGCTTCATGGTTGCCCTCCCCCATCCCTTGCCTCGGTGCTGCGCATCTATAACAATGTCCCAGACCCACCATGAGCGCGGGTCATCGGAGCTATCGGTTCCAACCCAGAGATAACCGACGCTAGACCCCTCGTCCACGACATCAAACACGGCGTTATCCAAACTCGGTGCGCCCTCAGGAAACGCTGCTTCGAGGC from Paeniglutamicibacter sp. Y32M11 encodes the following:
- a CDS encoding MetQ/NlpA family ABC transporter substrate-binding protein, with the translated sequence MSTTDTKTAPSPDDHGFTISKKKKWPWAVGAIAVAAAIIATVAINAGSGTKSPNNVAGATLTVVTAEGNHAEQALVNFVAEEVAPKYGIKVAFKGLADSTTLNRAVSTGEVAGTIYQHKLWLSQVLEANPDFKLTAAVPVFRWGFGIWSEKYKSVEEIPNGATISLYSDPANEAQGLWLLERAGLIKLADGVDKWKATQKDIAENPKNIKFKLLDFAAQSRSLPDLDATVGYTEYYVAAKVPLEQQIYAPAAPDEFAGQLTIGSEFQDTENVKNLVKAFQDPAVQEFLRTDPAVKDLLIPIDAK
- a CDS encoding DoxX family protein; translation: MDTAAKNASLLTAAQTILRVVIGFLFAAHGWQKYFQFTLDGTVAAFGQMGVPAASLVAPVVATLEIVGGIALILGVLTRIFAVLLTANMLGALFMVHVSAGVFVEVGGFELVLALAAGAAVVALLGAGRLSVDRFIPGRIAA
- a CDS encoding polysaccharide deacetylase family protein; this encodes MGASPGNVTDQAIASPTDQKVPIPDCSQVKCVALTFDDGPGTYTESLLSILDRYNAKATFFLIGKSVKKFPHIAKEELTEGHEIGNHTWSHQSLSQVSTSRAETELQKADAAIKEATGENPTLIRPPYGEIPENLKKSLNTPVALWSVDTMDWKTRNTKKTIKAAEAITPGSIVLMHDIHKSTVDAMPKFLADLAAQDYHFVTVSQLIGSPTPGVAYGTGRHPDS
- a CDS encoding N-acetyltransferase produces the protein MTVKLIPISSQQFPAWLKRSCQEYETDLVATGESPVEAHRRAHASLEAAFPEGAPSLDNAVFDVVDEGSSVGYLWVGTDSSDDPRSWWVWDIVIDAQHRGKGWGRATMKLAEDYARSHGANTLGLSVFGFNHAAKGLYESMGYETVTTKMKKSI